CACGCCGGATTCGGCGCATGCGCGCGCCAGATTCGGATTTTCTGACAGAATTCCGTATCCCGGATGAAGGGCGTCGCAGCCCGCAAATCGTGCCACGCCCATAATCTTTTCGATGACGAGATAACTCTCCTTCAAAGGCGCGGGGCCGATGGGATACGCCTCGTCAGCAAGCCGCACGTGAAGCGATGCTCGATCTGCATCGCTGAACACCACGACTGCGGGAATATCCATTTCGCGGCACGCGCGCAGGATTCGCACCGCAATCTCGCCGCGATTCGCAATCAGGATTTTTTTGAACATGAGCGGCCTAGAGCGGGATATTGCCGTGTTTCTTGCGCGGATTTGCATCTCGCTTGTTTTCGAGTGAGCAAAGAGCGGTGATGAGCTTCGAGCGCGTCTCCGAGGGCTGGATTACCACGTCGATGTAACCCCTCTCTGCGGCAACGTAGGGATTCGCGAATCGCTCACGGAATTCGGCGACCTTGTCCTGCCGCAGGGACGCGCGCTCAGATTCCGCGGCGCGTTCGATCTCGCGCTTGTAGACGATATTGACAGCGCCCTCCGGGCCCATCACTGCAATTTCCGCCGTCGGCCATGCGAAATTCATGTCGGTGCGAATGTGTTTCGACGCCATCACGCAGTAAGCTCCGCCATAAGCTTTTCTGGTGATCACCGTAATTTTCGGCACAGTGGCTTCGGCGAACGCAAAAAGCAGTTTCGCCCCGTGCCGGATGATGCCGCCATATTCCTGCTGCGTACCCGGAAGAAATCCCGGAACATCCTCGAACGTGATCAACGGAATGTTGAACGCGTCGCAAAAACGCACGAATCGCGCGCCTTTCACAGACGCATTGATGTCGAGCACACCGGCAAGAAACGCAGGCTGATTCGCCACGACTCCCACAGGCCTGCCATCAAGCCGTGCGAAGCCGACGACGATATTTTTCGCGAAGTGCTCATGCACCTCAAAAAAATATCGGTCGTCCACGATTGCGTGGATCACGTCCTTGATGTCGTACGGTACCAGAGGATCTTCAGGCACGATGGAATTGAGCGAAGCCTCCGCGCGGTCAGCGGGGTCGCTCGACGATCGCATTGGCGGATCATCGAGATTGTTTGAAGGCAGAAAACTCATCAGCTCGCGGATCATCGCCAGGCATTCGGTATCGTCCCGGGAAATGAAATGAGCGACGCCGCTTTTGGCGTTGTGCGTCATCGCCCCGCCAAGCTCGTGCTTCGTCACTTCCTCATGCGTCACGGTTTTGATCACATCGGGTCCCGTGACAAACATATAGGAAGTTTTTTCGGTCATGAAAACGAAGTCCGTGATTGCTGGAGAATACACGGCGCCGCCCGCGCACGGCCCCATGATGGCGCTGATTTGCGGAATCACGCCGCTCGCCAGGGTATTGAGCAGAAAAATATCCGCATATCCCGCGAGCGACATCACGCCTTCCTGAATTCTCGCGCCGCCCGAATCGTTCAGGCCAATCACTGGCGCGCCGTTGCTCATCGCCAGCTTCATGATTTTCGTGATTTTCCCGGCATTCGATTCCGAAAGCGAACCGCCGAAGACCGTGAAGTCCTGCGCAAAGGCATAAACCAGCCGGCCGTCAATCCGGCCAAAGCCGGAAACGAAGCCGTCTCCCGAAGGCCGCTGCTCCTCCATGCCGAAATCCGTGCAGCGGTGTTTGACGAATTTGTCGAGTTCTTCGAAAGTGCCTTCGTCGAACAGCAACTCGATCCGCTCGCGCGCGCCGAGTTTGCCCTCCTTATGCTGACGCTCGCGCCGCTCCGCGCCCCCGCCTTCTTCCGCTTCGGCGCTCCTCTTGGCGAGTTCTTGAATCGGGTCCTGGTGGAGTTTTTTCGCTGTCATGGCAAATTGTTCGCGCGTTAGCCTGACACACCCGCGCGGTCGGAGCAAGCAAACATCGCGATATTACTCATTCGGCTGAGTATCAAGAAGGATTGCAATGGCTGGAGGGAACGCTACTTTCTCAATGCAGCCCGGACCAATCATCGGCTATCAGTATCGAGTTGCTCGGATTCGAAGGATCGTATTTCACTCCCGCGGGCTGGCCTGACACGACCTTGTCCAGGCAGGCTCGTTCTTCAAGTCCCGTAATATCCTGCGCGGCTTCGTAGGAGACGCCCGAAATCGAGTAGGTGTACAGAAGCAGTTTGTGAATGGCGGACTTCGATGCGCCACTTTCTTC
The Candidatus Acidiferrales bacterium DNA segment above includes these coding regions:
- a CDS encoding DUF3592 domain-containing protein, whose product is MAHIASNWHQLALVAAIVIVIAGGAIAWRFGRAKDAMEIERERRAYLNRIGRIVDGQVLEIVERPAEESGASKSAIHKLLLYTYSISGVSYEAAQDITGLEERACLDKVVSGQPAGVKYDPSNPSNSILIADDWSGLH
- a CDS encoding biotin carboxylase N-terminal domain-containing protein yields the protein MFKKILIANRGEIAVRILRACREMDIPAVVVFSDADRASLHVRLADEAYPIGPAPLKESYLVIEKIMGVARFAGCDALHPGYGILSENPNLARACAESGV
- a CDS encoding acyl-CoA carboxylase subunit beta: MTAKKLHQDPIQELAKRSAEAEEGGGAERRERQHKEGKLGARERIELLFDEGTFEELDKFVKHRCTDFGMEEQRPSGDGFVSGFGRIDGRLVYAFAQDFTVFGGSLSESNAGKITKIMKLAMSNGAPVIGLNDSGGARIQEGVMSLAGYADIFLLNTLASGVIPQISAIMGPCAGGAVYSPAITDFVFMTEKTSYMFVTGPDVIKTVTHEEVTKHELGGAMTHNAKSGVAHFISRDDTECLAMIRELMSFLPSNNLDDPPMRSSSDPADRAEASLNSIVPEDPLVPYDIKDVIHAIVDDRYFFEVHEHFAKNIVVGFARLDGRPVGVVANQPAFLAGVLDINASVKGARFVRFCDAFNIPLITFEDVPGFLPGTQQEYGGIIRHGAKLLFAFAEATVPKITVITRKAYGGAYCVMASKHIRTDMNFAWPTAEIAVMGPEGAVNIVYKREIERAAESERASLRQDKVAEFRERFANPYVAAERGYIDVVIQPSETRSKLITALCSLENKRDANPRKKHGNIPL